A genomic segment from Bradyrhizobium sp. CB1015 encodes:
- a CDS encoding VOC family protein, translating into MIDHISVGVSDLDRAAKFYEAALAALGLTRLVTRPRTVGFGKAYPEFWINLREGMPRVAPESGVHICLRAKTTAEVDAFHAAALSAGGASDGAPGLRPHDRVRYYAAFVTDPDGNRIEAVTFPQE; encoded by the coding sequence ATGATCGACCATATCTCCGTCGGCGTCAGCGATCTCGATCGCGCCGCAAAGTTCTACGAGGCCGCGCTCGCCGCCCTCGGCCTCACGCGCCTCGTCACGCGGCCGCGGACGGTCGGGTTCGGCAAGGCCTACCCGGAGTTCTGGATCAACTTGCGCGAGGGCATGCCGCGTGTCGCGCCGGAGAGCGGCGTGCACATCTGCCTGCGGGCGAAAACCACGGCGGAGGTCGATGCGTTTCACGCAGCTGCGCTGTCCGCTGGCGGCGCCTCCGATGGCGCGCCGGGCCTCCGCCCGCACGATCGCGTGCGCTACTACGCCGCCTTCGTCACCGACCCCGACGGTAACCGGATCGAGGCGGTGACGTTTCCGCAGGAATAG
- a CDS encoding TIGR00730 family Rossman fold protein codes for MSTIKTVCVYCGSGPGTNPNFIEAAKALGRALAESKIRLVYGGGSLGLMGAVATSVLDHGGVVTGIIPDFLRMRENALTRVQEMVVTPDMHERKRLMFERSDAFVALPGGLGTLEELVEQLTWQQLGRHAKPVLLANVDGFWEPLFSLVAHMRQTQFIRAGLSVDILKADKVEEIIPRLRAAAAQIPDDQRDLAPDVARRL; via the coding sequence ATGAGCACGATCAAAACCGTCTGTGTCTATTGCGGCTCCGGCCCTGGAACAAATCCCAACTTCATCGAAGCGGCGAAGGCGCTAGGCAGAGCGCTGGCGGAAAGCAAGATCCGCCTCGTTTATGGCGGCGGCTCGCTCGGCCTGATGGGGGCGGTCGCAACCTCCGTGCTCGATCACGGCGGCGTGGTCACCGGCATCATCCCTGACTTCCTGCGGATGCGCGAGAACGCGCTGACGCGCGTGCAGGAGATGGTCGTCACGCCCGACATGCACGAGCGCAAGCGGCTGATGTTCGAGCGCTCCGACGCCTTCGTGGCCTTGCCCGGCGGGCTCGGCACGCTGGAGGAGCTCGTGGAGCAGCTGACCTGGCAGCAACTCGGCCGTCACGCCAAGCCCGTGCTGCTCGCCAATGTCGACGGCTTCTGGGAGCCGTTGTTCTCTCTGGTGGCCCACATGCGGCAGACCCAGTTCATCCGCGCCGGTCTCTCCGTCGATATCCTGAAGGCGGACAAGGTCGAGGAGATCATCCCACGGCTGCGCGCGGCGGCGGCGCAAATTCCCGACGACCAGCGCGATCTCGCGCCCGACGTGGCACGGCGGCTCTAA
- a CDS encoding ABC transporter ATP-binding protein/permease, translated as MDQPQSFDGADVPDPPAAGPQAGATLMGTLAHLWPYIWPGDRFDLKMRVVWSLVLLLAAKLITLAVPFSFKWATDALTGANTAPVAADNWHLWVIASPLLLTASYGVMRILMAVLTQWRDGIFARVAMHAVRKLATLTFIHMHELSLRFHLERKTGGLTRVLERGREGIEVIVRMVILQLIPTIVEVSLLLAVLLWQFDWRYVVATLITVTLYMYYTYIATEWRIGIRRKMNDSDTEANTKAIDSLLNYETVKYFGAEAREAQRYDKSVERYEEASVRTYTSLAVLNTGQAVIFTLGLTATMLMCAIGVRNGTNTVGDFVLVNAMMIQLYQPLNFMGMVYREIKQAIIDIEKMFGVLGREAEIKDAAGAKPLVISAGTVRFEDVRFAYEPTRPILRGISFEVPAGKTVAIVGPSGAGKSTISRLLFRLYDISGGRILVDGQDIREVTQASLRASIGMVPQDTVLFNDTIRYNIRYGRWDATDAEVEEAARLAQIDHFIRMAPKGYETQVGERGLKLSGGEKQRVAIARTVLKAPPILVLDEATSALDTHTEHEIQGALDRVAKNRTSLVIAHRLSTIVGADEIIVLDQGRIAERGTHASLLAQEGLYASMWNRQREAEAAREKLAKMADTNAAPNREPPPVDDILTTPAAAE; from the coding sequence ATGGACCAACCTCAATCGTTCGACGGCGCCGACGTTCCTGATCCTCCCGCGGCAGGACCGCAGGCCGGGGCCACGCTGATGGGCACGCTGGCGCATCTGTGGCCCTACATCTGGCCGGGCGACCGTTTCGACCTGAAGATGAGGGTAGTCTGGTCCCTGGTGCTGCTGCTCGCCGCCAAGCTGATCACGCTCGCCGTGCCGTTCAGCTTCAAATGGGCGACGGACGCGCTGACCGGCGCCAACACCGCGCCGGTCGCGGCCGACAATTGGCATCTCTGGGTGATTGCCTCGCCTTTGCTGCTGACCGCGAGTTACGGCGTGATGCGCATCCTGATGGCGGTGCTGACGCAATGGCGCGACGGCATCTTCGCCCGCGTCGCCATGCATGCGGTGCGCAAGCTCGCGACCCTCACCTTCATCCACATGCACGAGCTGTCGCTGCGCTTTCACCTCGAGCGCAAGACCGGCGGCCTGACGCGCGTGCTCGAGCGCGGCCGCGAGGGCATCGAGGTCATCGTGCGCATGGTGATCCTGCAGCTGATTCCGACCATCGTCGAGGTCTCGCTGCTGCTGGCGGTGCTGCTCTGGCAATTCGACTGGCGTTACGTGGTCGCCACCCTGATCACGGTCACGCTCTACATGTACTACACCTACATCGCGACCGAGTGGCGGATCGGCATCCGCCGCAAAATGAACGATTCCGATACCGAGGCGAACACCAAGGCGATCGACTCGCTGCTCAACTACGAGACGGTGAAGTATTTCGGCGCCGAAGCGCGAGAGGCGCAGCGCTACGACAAATCCGTCGAACGCTACGAGGAGGCGAGCGTCCGCACCTATACCTCTCTCGCCGTGCTCAATACCGGACAAGCCGTGATCTTCACGCTGGGCCTGACCGCAACCATGCTGATGTGCGCGATCGGCGTGCGCAACGGCACCAACACGGTCGGCGATTTCGTGCTGGTCAATGCCATGATGATTCAGCTCTACCAGCCGCTGAACTTCATGGGCATGGTCTATCGCGAGATCAAGCAGGCGATCATCGACATCGAGAAGATGTTCGGCGTGCTGGGCCGCGAGGCCGAGATCAAGGATGCAGCTGGCGCGAAGCCGCTGGTCATCTCCGCCGGCACGGTGCGCTTCGAGGACGTGCGCTTTGCCTATGAGCCGACGCGCCCGATCCTGAGGGGCATCAGCTTCGAGGTGCCGGCCGGCAAGACCGTTGCCATCGTCGGCCCCTCCGGTGCCGGCAAGTCGACCATCTCGCGGCTGCTGTTTCGCCTCTATGACATTTCCGGCGGCAGGATCCTGGTCGACGGCCAGGACATCCGCGAGGTCACGCAGGCCAGCTTGCGCGCATCGATCGGCATGGTGCCGCAGGACACGGTGCTGTTCAACGACACCATCCGCTACAACATCCGCTATGGCCGTTGGGATGCGACTGATGCCGAAGTCGAGGAGGCGGCGCGACTGGCGCAGATCGACCATTTCATCCGCATGGCGCCCAAGGGCTACGAGACCCAGGTCGGCGAGCGCGGCCTGAAATTGTCGGGCGGCGAGAAGCAGCGCGTGGCGATCGCGCGCACGGTGCTCAAGGCGCCGCCGATCCTGGTGCTGGACGAGGCGACCTCGGCGCTCGACACCCACACCGAGCACGAGATCCAGGGGGCGCTCGACCGGGTGGCGAAGAACCGCACCTCGCTGGTGATTGCGCATCGGCTTTCCACCATCGTTGGCGCCGACGAGATCATCGTGCTGGACCAGGGCCGCATCGCCGAGCGCGGCACTCACGCCAGCCTGCTCGCGCAGGAAGGGCTCTATGCCAGCATGTGGAACAGGCAGCGCGAGGCCGAGGCGGCCCGCGAGAAACTGGCCAAGATGGCCGACACCAATGCCGCGCCCAACCGGGAGCCGCCGCCGGTCGACGATATCCTGACGACGCCCGCGGCGGCGGAGTGA
- a CDS encoding phosphatidylserine decarboxylase, producing MSILDSIQRQIPPIHREGYPFIGGFALTSLILFWLWSPLGWIGTILTVWCALFFRDPVRVTPVREGLVVSPADGRVSMITMALPPAELGLGDRPLPRVSIFMSVFNCHVNRAPVAGRVDRIAYRPGLFINAELDKASEDNERNSLVITTPTARIGVVQIAGLVAKRIVCFVREGQAIGAGERFGLIRFGSRLDVYLPVGTKALVSEGQTAIAGETILADLAGDDPGRAFRAN from the coding sequence ATGTCCATTCTCGATTCGATCCAGCGTCAGATCCCGCCGATCCACAGGGAGGGCTATCCCTTCATCGGCGGCTTTGCGCTGACGAGCCTGATCCTGTTCTGGCTGTGGTCTCCGCTGGGGTGGATCGGCACGATCCTGACCGTTTGGTGCGCGCTGTTCTTCCGCGATCCCGTCCGCGTCACGCCGGTGCGCGAGGGTCTCGTGGTGTCGCCGGCCGACGGGCGCGTCTCGATGATCACCATGGCGCTGCCGCCGGCCGAGCTCGGGCTCGGCGACCGGCCGCTGCCGCGCGTCTCGATCTTCATGAGCGTGTTCAACTGCCATGTGAACCGCGCGCCGGTGGCGGGCAGGGTGGACCGCATCGCCTATCGGCCCGGCCTCTTCATCAACGCCGAACTCGACAAGGCGAGCGAGGACAACGAGCGCAACTCGCTGGTGATCACGACGCCGACGGCGCGGATCGGCGTGGTCCAGATCGCCGGCCTCGTCGCCAAGCGCATCGTCTGCTTCGTTCGGGAGGGACAGGCGATCGGCGCCGGCGAGCGCTTCGGCCTGATCCGCTTCGGCTCGCGCCTCGATGTCTATTTGCCCGTGGGCACCAAGGCGCTGGTCTCGGAAGGGCAGACCGCGATCGCCGGAGAGACGATCCTGGCCGATCTTGCCGGCGACGACCCGGGCCGCGCCTTCCGCGCCAATTAA
- a CDS encoding phosphatidylcholine/phosphatidylserine synthase — MTPYDLRDPDVRRRRFRPIPVRMLVPNVITLLAICAGLTAIRLSIEGRMTLAVYAIVFAAALDGIDGRIARMIKGQSKFGAELDSLADFVNFGVAPGLMLYFWQLHELGNAGWIAAMVFAISMCLRLARFNATLDDPNKPAFAANFFTGVPAPAGAITVMLPIYAAFLDLGRWPAALTAGYTLLIAFLMVSRLPVFSGKSMRMRVPPELVLPAFVGVIFFVALLISYPWYVLSIGTVLYLLALPLGYKSYRDQARSLQAAAPADGEISSPPSAPTLSNLSEPPQDDDRPGRLH, encoded by the coding sequence ATGACGCCTTACGACCTCAGGGATCCCGACGTCCGCCGCCGGCGGTTCCGGCCGATCCCGGTGCGGATGCTGGTGCCCAACGTCATCACGCTGCTGGCGATCTGCGCCGGCCTGACCGCGATTCGGCTGTCGATCGAGGGCCGGATGACGCTCGCGGTCTATGCCATCGTGTTCGCGGCCGCGCTCGACGGCATCGACGGCCGCATCGCGCGCATGATCAAGGGCCAGTCCAAGTTCGGCGCCGAGCTCGACAGTCTCGCCGACTTCGTCAATTTCGGCGTGGCGCCGGGCCTGATGCTGTATTTCTGGCAGTTGCACGAGCTCGGAAATGCCGGCTGGATCGCCGCCATGGTGTTCGCGATCTCGATGTGCCTGCGACTCGCGCGCTTCAACGCCACGCTGGATGATCCGAACAAGCCGGCCTTCGCCGCCAATTTCTTCACCGGCGTGCCGGCGCCGGCCGGCGCGATCACCGTGATGTTGCCGATCTATGCGGCGTTCCTGGATCTGGGGCGCTGGCCCGCGGCCCTGACGGCCGGCTACACGTTGCTGATTGCGTTCCTGATGGTGTCGCGCCTGCCGGTGTTCTCCGGCAAGAGCATGCGCATGCGGGTGCCGCCGGAGCTGGTGCTGCCGGCCTTTGTCGGGGTGATCTTCTTCGTCGCGCTTCTGATCAGCTACCCCTGGTATGTGCTGTCGATCGGCACGGTGCTGTATCTCCTCGCGCTGCCGCTCGGCTACAAATCCTATCGCGACCAGGCGCGGTCGCTGCAAGCGGCTGCGCCCGCGGACGGCGAAATCTCGTCACCGCCCTCGGCGCCGACGCTGTCGAACCTGTCTGAGCCGCCGCAGGACGACGATCGGCCCGGACGGCTGCATTGA
- a CDS encoding RraA family protein — MTNSATGPLPASVLEALGRYDTPTICNAMEIVAPERRLIGYTTKQLVCPFPDLPPIVGYARTVAIRSVLKSSLPAEEQSRRRIEYYEYVGTGHGPRISVIQDIDGPDVGYGAFWGEVQSNVHKALGCLGVITDGSIRDIPQWAPGFQALAGSIGPSHAWVHAESFGGEVRVAGMTVKSDDLIHADRHGAIVIPLDVAAKLPEAAELCGRRETPILEIARSPDFSLEKLKAALKRSAEIH; from the coding sequence GTGACCAATTCCGCGACCGGGCCGCTGCCCGCTTCCGTCCTCGAAGCGCTGGGCCGCTACGACACGCCGACGATCTGCAATGCCATGGAGATCGTGGCGCCCGAGCGGCGGCTGATCGGCTACACCACCAAGCAACTGGTCTGCCCGTTCCCCGACCTGCCGCCGATCGTCGGCTATGCCCGCACGGTGGCGATCCGCTCGGTGCTGAAATCATCGCTTCCGGCCGAGGAGCAGTCCAGGCGCCGCATTGAATATTACGAATATGTCGGCACCGGCCATGGCCCGCGCATCTCCGTGATCCAGGACATCGACGGACCCGACGTCGGCTATGGCGCGTTCTGGGGCGAGGTGCAGAGCAACGTCCACAAGGCGCTCGGCTGCCTCGGCGTCATCACCGACGGCTCGATCCGCGACATCCCGCAATGGGCCCCTGGCTTCCAGGCGCTGGCCGGCTCGATCGGCCCGTCGCACGCCTGGGTGCACGCGGAGAGCTTCGGCGGCGAGGTGCGCGTCGCCGGCATGACCGTGAAGTCGGACGATCTCATCCATGCCGACCGCCATGGCGCCATCGTGATCCCCCTCGACGTTGCCGCAAAGCTGCCGGAGGCCGCCGAGCTCTGCGGCCGCCGCGAGACGCCGATCCTCGAAATCGCGCGCAGCCCCGACTTCTCGCTGGAGAAGCTGAAGGCCGCGCTGAAGCGCTCGGCGGAAATCCACTGA
- a CDS encoding motility protein A, with translation MDIMTGVGLTAGIIVITAMILMGGDLHMFISEHAMIIIFGGSISATMIRFPLSALLHGLPLGAKFAFTMSRLSAHDLVDELARIAEIARKQGPVGLEKVETDEPFLAKGIRYVADGYDLDFIRDNLERDRDNFLMHLDEGSKIYRAIGDCAPAFGMIGTLIGMVQMFANMTDPSKLGPFMATALLATLYGALVANLFCLPIADKLHGKLLDEETNRTLIIDGILMIRDSKSPTLVREMLLAYLPEKHRHADGEPVPA, from the coding sequence ATGGATATCATGACGGGCGTTGGGCTCACGGCGGGCATCATCGTCATCACCGCGATGATCCTCATGGGCGGCGACCTGCACATGTTCATCTCCGAACATGCGATGATCATCATCTTCGGCGGCTCGATCTCCGCCACTATGATCCGATTTCCGCTTTCGGCGCTCCTGCACGGACTTCCGCTCGGTGCCAAGTTCGCCTTCACGATGAGCCGGCTGTCGGCGCACGACCTCGTCGACGAGCTCGCCCGCATCGCCGAGATCGCCCGCAAGCAGGGCCCGGTCGGACTCGAAAAGGTCGAGACCGACGAGCCCTTCCTCGCCAAGGGCATCCGCTACGTCGCCGACGGCTACGACCTCGACTTCATCCGCGACAATCTCGAGCGCGACCGCGACAACTTCCTCATGCACCTCGACGAGGGCAGCAAGATCTACCGCGCCATCGGCGATTGTGCTCCGGCCTTCGGCATGATCGGCACCCTGATCGGCATGGTGCAGATGTTCGCCAACATGACCGATCCTTCCAAGCTCGGCCCGTTCATGGCGACGGCGCTGCTCGCCACCCTTTACGGCGCGCTGGTCGCGAACCTGTTCTGTCTGCCGATCGCCGACAAGCTGCACGGCAAGCTGCTGGACGAGGAGACCAACCGCACCCTGATCATCGACGGCATCCTGATGATCCGCGACTCCAAGAGCCCAACCCTCGTGCGCGAAATGCTGCTGGCCTATCTGCCGGAGAAGCATCGTCACGCCGATGGCGAGCCGGTGCCGGCGTAA
- a CDS encoding flagellar motor protein MotB: MAKKKRGDAHGGGHGWFVTFADLMGLMMSFFVMLVAFSTQDANKLKIVAGSMRDAFGVQSEARYAGIVESDGLPTRPRLKNVDHIQPEDASNTPTPDQEDRDRTSGAKIKVDRNFALAAASLRQALQDMPELTEMSKHIMFEETKQGLNLEIVDQDGRSMFADGSKVPYDRTRRLIEKLAIPLKATPLRVSIAGHTAAGFVPTRSDYGAFDLSADRANAVRQILEREGLPPSHIFAVSGKADTQPLFPDDPSLAANRRVTITLMREDPPLPPNLKP; this comes from the coding sequence ATGGCCAAGAAAAAACGCGGCGATGCGCATGGAGGCGGTCACGGCTGGTTCGTGACCTTCGCCGATCTGATGGGCCTGATGATGAGCTTCTTCGTGATGCTCGTCGCGTTCTCGACGCAGGACGCCAACAAGCTGAAGATCGTCGCCGGCTCGATGCGCGACGCCTTTGGCGTGCAGAGCGAGGCGCGCTATGCCGGCATCGTCGAGTCCGACGGCCTGCCGACGCGCCCGCGGCTGAAGAACGTCGATCATATCCAGCCCGAGGACGCCTCCAACACCCCGACGCCGGACCAGGAAGACCGCGACAGGACGTCCGGCGCGAAGATCAAGGTCGACCGCAATTTCGCGCTCGCAGCAGCCTCGCTGCGCCAGGCGTTGCAGGACATGCCGGAGCTGACCGAGATGTCCAAGCACATCATGTTCGAGGAGACCAAGCAGGGCCTCAACCTCGAGATCGTCGACCAGGACGGCCGCTCGATGTTCGCCGACGGCTCCAAGGTGCCCTACGACCGCACCCGCCGCCTGATCGAGAAGCTCGCGATTCCGCTCAAGGCGACGCCGCTCCGCGTCTCTATCGCCGGCCACACCGCCGCGGGGTTCGTGCCGACCCGCAGCGACTACGGCGCCTTCGATCTGTCGGCCGATCGCGCCAACGCCGTGCGCCAGATCCTCGAACGCGAGGGCCTGCCGCCGTCGCACATCTTCGCGGTCTCCGGCAAGGCCGATACCCAGCCGCTGTTTCCGGACGATCCCTCGCTCGCCGCGAACCGGCGGGTGACCATCACCTTGATGCGCGAAGATCCGCCGCTGCCGCCGAACCTGAAGCCGTAA
- a CDS encoding potassium transporter Kup, giving the protein MTASITSTETHEGPVKSGFWSLTLGSIGVVFGDIGTSPLYAFHEAVKAAAHGEPVSRVIVLGVLSLILWALLIVVTAKYVLLLLRADNNGEGGTLSLMALGQRALGRRSWVLLALGVVGASMFIGDSMITPAISVLSAVEGLKLATPALEHYVVPVTVLILVLLFAVQSKGTALVASAFGPVMVIWFTVIAVMGAVHIADDPSVLAAINPYYAVQFVLSHGTIGLVTLGAVFLAVTGGEALYADLGHFGRKPIQSAWIFFVLPALLINYFGQGALVLSDPSAIEHSFYRMVPEKLVLPLVGLATAATVIASQAVITGAYSLVYQAVQLGLLPRFEVRYTSESHAGQIYLPRVNRLLLIGVMLLVLLFHTPSNLASAYGIAVSTTMVADGIMGFVVIWKLWNWRAAAAAAVIMPFVVVDLSFFSANLLKLLEGAWVPLLFGIVMAGTIWTWRKGSAILVQKTRRIEVPLDDLIRSLEKRPPHIVKGTAVFLTSDPAFVPTALLHNLKHNKVLHEHNVILTIETAQTPRVDLSERFRMEKISDKFSKVRLRFGFMEQPNVPKALAIARKQGWQFDIMSTSFFVSRRSLKASAQSGMPLWQDHVFIALSRSANDATDYFQIPTGRVVEVGTQVTI; this is encoded by the coding sequence ATGACGGCGAGCATCACATCGACTGAGACCCATGAAGGGCCGGTCAAGTCGGGCTTCTGGTCCCTTACGCTCGGGAGCATCGGCGTCGTCTTCGGCGATATCGGCACTTCGCCGCTCTACGCATTCCACGAGGCGGTCAAGGCCGCCGCCCATGGCGAGCCGGTCTCGCGCGTCATCGTCCTCGGCGTGCTCTCGCTGATCCTGTGGGCGCTCCTGATCGTCGTCACCGCCAAATATGTTCTCTTGCTGCTGCGCGCCGACAATAACGGGGAGGGCGGCACGCTCTCGCTGATGGCGCTGGGCCAGCGCGCGCTCGGGCGGCGAAGCTGGGTCCTGCTCGCGCTCGGCGTCGTCGGCGCCTCGATGTTCATCGGCGATTCCATGATCACGCCAGCGATCTCGGTGCTATCGGCGGTGGAAGGTCTGAAGCTCGCAACCCCCGCGCTTGAGCATTATGTCGTGCCGGTCACTGTGCTCATTCTGGTGCTGCTGTTTGCGGTCCAGAGCAAGGGGACCGCGCTGGTCGCCTCGGCCTTCGGGCCGGTGATGGTGATCTGGTTCACCGTCATCGCGGTGATGGGGGCCGTCCACATCGCCGACGACCCCTCGGTGCTGGCGGCCATCAATCCCTATTACGCGGTGCAGTTCGTGCTGTCGCACGGCACGATCGGCCTCGTGACCCTGGGAGCCGTGTTCCTGGCGGTGACGGGCGGCGAGGCGCTCTACGCCGATCTCGGCCATTTCGGCCGCAAGCCGATCCAGTCGGCCTGGATCTTCTTCGTGCTGCCCGCGCTCCTGATCAACTATTTCGGGCAGGGTGCGCTGGTGCTGTCCGATCCCAGCGCGATCGAGCATTCGTTCTATCGCATGGTGCCCGAGAAGCTTGTGCTGCCGCTGGTCGGGCTTGCGACGGCCGCAACCGTGATCGCGAGCCAGGCGGTGATCACGGGCGCCTATTCGCTGGTCTATCAGGCCGTGCAGCTCGGCCTGCTGCCGCGTTTCGAGGTGCGCTACACCTCCGAATCCCATGCCGGCCAGATCTACCTGCCGCGCGTGAACCGGCTGCTGCTGATCGGCGTGATGCTGTTGGTGCTGCTGTTCCACACCCCCAGCAATCTGGCCTCGGCCTACGGCATTGCGGTCTCAACCACCATGGTCGCCGACGGCATCATGGGCTTCGTCGTGATCTGGAAACTGTGGAATTGGCGTGCGGCGGCGGCTGCGGCGGTGATCATGCCCTTCGTCGTCGTCGATTTGAGCTTCTTCAGCGCCAATCTGCTCAAGCTGCTCGAAGGCGCCTGGGTGCCGTTGCTGTTCGGCATCGTCATGGCAGGGACGATCTGGACCTGGCGCAAGGGCTCGGCAATCCTGGTCCAGAAGACGCGGCGGATCGAGGTGCCATTGGACGATCTGATCCGCAGCCTGGAGAAGCGGCCGCCGCACATCGTCAAAGGCACCGCGGTGTTCCTGACCAGCGATCCCGCCTTCGTGCCGACCGCGCTCCTGCACAATCTCAAGCACAACAAGGTGCTGCACGAGCACAACGTCATCCTGACCATCGAGACCGCGCAGACGCCCCGGGTCGATCTGTCGGAGCGGTTCAGGATGGAGAAGATCAGCGACAAGTTCTCCAAGGTCCGATTGCGCTTCGGCTTCATGGAGCAGCCGAACGTGCCCAAGGCGCTTGCGATCGCACGCAAGCAGGGCTGGCAGTTCGACATCATGTCGACATCGTTCTTCGTGTCGCGACGATCGCTGAAAGCCTCGGCGCAGTCGGGCATGCCGCTCTGGCAGGATCATGTGTTCATCGCACTGAGCCGATCGGCCAACGATGCCACGGACTACTTCCAGATTCCGACAGGGCGGGTGGTTGAAGTCGGAACTCAAGTGACTATTTGA